A genomic segment from Conger conger chromosome 2, fConCon1.1, whole genome shotgun sequence encodes:
- the atf7ip gene encoding activating transcription factor 7-interacting protein 1, translating into MDVADLDEAQSKKVFRARKTMKMSDRQQLGSIHNSHSSSALPSSTSASPSSSTPPPAVVNGKYPEEEQTVTENHSDTNPKETGPTPPVSRSPSPLTLSLTLSPSPPSQPAQLRSDSNASLSPAHSPNSAGKESDREETDHGEEKEESSLVGGMKTADEKKMEGGDLKEKDDSADSQIKDKEDEKPSPDGDVSSPVDSPEDPTISPASPLASVSKNEESKTETEKRTESEEAVTMDADPAPTEIKAPEVNKSIPAADTISSTSPGLSPSHAAESDLEVKEGFLVLSEEDENQGEKDEEREKEREQEIEGGEEMDVDMKKEEDKQNVKEAAPPSPSSSPAPPGDPETDKSHSVLSGKKRALCEDSKMDEEKEREEEEDVVRDGKRQKVEGEELEAQLELKITANTSSRLKLEKVVQQLVEEQLRVLQLNVFDRSLQELRDRVEKIDCATKHQQTISTLQAKIARLAKKFGAANQTKENIRKPQSETTLTPATNAIPTSTTGATATFRSVRTAVESKQTHQNPSARHFSATASPAQPKPLSTPTPPASSPMMSTPVPVLLSTTTTSNVTSSISSLVPVTSQNQTGALLFKTTLANSAGAQSVPVSVPQPLSLQPLLIQLPLAVTNTQGGSVMANHNTGMELIPVSSFGTVSTLNKSKTTTAATFILQKTTPSSLSSLPSSPALPQITIARAVYPGGSGIVSFPSSGVSVSAARTPTQCASVAGVSSSSLLPASSAPAATGGQATSGPPSAAVMASKTDNQATSSTVSKPPAQVSRVSGSRAFIDLTEDDDDVQVTGVQKAPAQSGLNTASSASPATQRSAGAPPPLISSNTQLGPATGSTMRASPLGGLHSVNGPTLTVPYRSPQNSPSKIRVANPNPSPHQLPPLPSPPLVSGRLPPEAGLTSMPQQPQLKLTRVQNQNGIVLSWCVEETDRTCAAVDSYHLYAYHRDHASAPPSLWKKIGEVKALPLPMACTLTQFVSGSTYYFAVCARDIYNRFGPFCEPQCTDVISSSSS; encoded by the exons ATGGACGTGGCAGACCTGGATGAAGCTCAGAGCAAGAAAGTTTTCAGAGCAAGAAAAACCATGAAGATGAGTGATCGACAACAATTGGGATCCATCCATAACTCTCACTCCTCATCTGCCCTCCCCTCATCCACCAgtgcttccccctcctcctctacaCCTCCACCAGCTGTAGTGAACGGGAAATACCCAGAGGAGGAACAAACAGTGACAGAGAACCACTCAGACACAAACCCAAAAGAGACGGGACCTACCCCGCCTGTCTCTCGCTCCCCGTCTCccctcacgctctctctcaccctgtccccctccccaccttccCAGCCAGCACAGCTGCGATCTGACAGCAATGCCAGCTTGTCCCCAGCACACTCTCCCAACAGTGCAGGgaaagagagtgacagagaggagacagaCCATGGAGAGGAAAAGGAGGAGTCCTCTTTGGTGGGGGGAATGAAGACCGCAGATGAGAAGAAAATGGAGGGAGGAGATTTGAAGGAGAAAGACGATAGCGCTGACTCACAAATAAAGGATAAAGAG GATGAAAAGCCCAGTCCTGATGGCGATGTTTCATCACCCGTGGATTCCCCTGAAGACCCCACCATCTCTCCCGCTTCTCCCTTGGCGTCGGTCAGTAAGAACGAGGAGAGCAAGACAGAAACTGAAAAAAGGACAGAATCTGAGGAGGCAGTGACCATGGATGCAGACCCCGCACCCACGGAGATCAAGGCCCCTGAAGTCAACAAGTCCATCCCTGCTGCTGACACCATTTCCTCCACCTCTCCCGGTCTCTCCCCATCCCATGCAGCCGAGTCTGACCTGGAAGTGAAAGAGGGTTTTCTTGTCCTTAGTGAAGAAGATGAGAACCAGGGAGAGAAGGAtgaagaaagggagaaagaaagagaacaaGAAATTGAGGGTGGAGAGGAGATGGATGTGGATATGAAGAAAGAGGAAGATAAACAGAATGTTAAAGAGGCAGCTCCCCCTTCTCCAAGTTCATCCCCAGCACCCCCAGGTGATCCAG AAACTGACAAGAGCCATAGCGTCCTCTCTGGGAAGAAACGTGCACTCTGTGAAGACTCCAAAATGgatgaagagaaggagagagaagaagaagaagatgtaGTGAGAGATGGGAAGAGGCAGAAGGTAGAAGGGGAAGAGTTGGAGGCACAGCTGGAGTTGAAAATCACAGCCAACACCAGCAGTCGACTTAAGCTGGAGAAG GTTGTGCAGCAGCTGGTTGAGGAGCAGTTGCGGGTCTTGCAGCTGAATGTCTTCGACAGGAGTTTGCAGGAGCTAAGGGACAGAGTGGAGAAGATTGACTGTGCCACAAAGCACCAGCAAACCATCAGCACACTGCAG GCTAAGATTGCTCGGCTAGCCAAGAAATTTGGAGCTGCTAACCAGACCAAGGAGAATATCAGGAAACCTCAGTCG GAGACCACACTTACCCCTGCTACAAACGCTATACCCACCTCCACTACGGGCGCCACCGCCACCTTCCG GTCGGTCAGGACAGCAGTAGAGTCCAAGCAAACACATCAGAACCCATCTGCTCGACATTTTAGTGCCACGG CCTCTCCAGCACAGCCCAAGCCCCTGTCAACCCCCACTCCTCCAGCTTCTTCTCCCATGATGTCGACCCCAGTCCCGGTGCTCCTCAGCACGACAACCACTTCCAACGTCACGTCTTCCATCTCCAGCCTGGTGCCCGTCACTTCCCAAAACCAGACGGGTGCCCTGCTGTTCAAAACCACTCTCGCCAACAGCGCTGGCGCTCAAAGCGTCCCGGTGTCCGTTCCACAGCCCCTGTCCCTCCAGCCCCTGCTCATACAGCTGCCCCTCGCTGTCACGAACACACAGGGCGGCTCAGTCATGGCCAACCACAACACCGGCATGGAACTGATCCCCGTGTCGTCCTTCGGTACCGTGAGCACACTCAACAAATCCAAAACCACGACCGCTGCTACCTTCATCCTCCAGAAGACCACGCCCTCCTCCCTGTCGTCGTTGCCCTCGTCTCCGGCCCTCCCCCAGATCACCATAGCCCGGGCCGTGTACCCGGGGGGTAGCGGCATCGTCAGCTTTCCCAGTTCTGGGGTGTCGGTCTCCGCCGCTCGTACCCCCACGCAGTGCGCCTCGGTGGCGGGGGTTTCCTCGTCCTCCTTGCTCCCCGCGTCCTCTGCACCCGCCGCAACAGGAGGCCAGGCCACCTCAGGCCCGCCTTCAGCCGCCGTGATGGCCTCCAAAACAG ATAACCAGGCCACAAGCTCTACTGTAAGCAAgccacctgcacag GTATCTCGAGTCAGCGGTTCACGGGCATTCATAGACCTgactgaggatgatgatgatgtacaAG TGACTGGGGTGCAGAAGGCTCCAGCGCAGTCTGGCCTTAACACAGCTTCATCTGCGTCTCCAGCTACCCAGCGCAGTGCCGGGGCTCCTCCACCACTCATAAGCTCAAACACTCAACTCGGCCCAGCCACAG GTTCCACAATGAGAGCCTCTCCACTGGGTGGCCTTCATTCAGTGAATGGACCAACTCTCACAGTTCCTTATCGCTCCCCACAG AACTCCCCATCAAAGATCCGCGTGGCCAATCCCAACCCTTCCCCCCACCAGCTCCCTCCCTTGCCCTCCCCGCCCCTGGTGTCGGGGCGCCTGCCGCCCGAAGCGGGCCTCACCTCCATGCCCCAGCAGCCGCAGCTGAAGCTGACCCGCGTCCAGAACCAGAACGGCATCGTGCTGTCCTGGTGCGTGGAGGAGACGGACCGCACCTGCGCCGCCGTCGACAGCTACCACCTGTACGCCTACCACCGCGACCACGCCAGCGCGCCCCCGTCCCTGTGGAAGAAGATCGGGGAGGTGAAGGCGCTACCCCTGCCCATGGCCTGCACGCTCACCCAGTTTGTCTCGGGTTCCACGTACTACTTCGCTGTCTGCGCCCGTGACATCTACAACCGCTTCGGGCCGTTCTGTGAGCCCCAGTGCACTGACGTGATCAGTTCTTCCTCCAGCTGA